From Oncorhynchus mykiss isolate Arlee chromosome 6, USDA_OmykA_1.1, whole genome shotgun sequence, the proteins below share one genomic window:
- the LOC110526441 gene encoding uncharacterized protein LOC110526441 has product MDGEVVSRVTGGAVASPWDMFAPAAELLRTSSASDESITSEPLPLQKSPSLLDPTPQPVTLATFPLATNTQVPTLTHGATQRSGEHSLPPYQKPGPSHSLLPSSGGSSTVSLSTKHQRSGMKLHHSGLTTTLQLPVTEQQDQVEEDVVKRCRKVKKKSSVQTPEDNDITWEEENMQKNCSLPSWMFETQEVSRIGEGSSCKRQLQQ; this is encoded by the exons ATGGATGGTGAGGTGGTGTCAAGGGTGACCGGAGGAGCAGTGGCGAGCCCATGGGACATGTTTGCTCCAGCAGCTGAGCTGCTCAGGACCTCCTCTGCATCTGACG AATCCATCACCTCGgagcccctccccctccagaaGAGCCCGTCTCTGCTCGACCCCACTCCACAACCAGTCACCCTTGCAACGTTTCCCCTGGCAACCAACACCCAGGTGCCAACCCTGACCCATGGGGCCACCCAAAGGTCAGGCGAGCACTCCCTTCCTCCTTATCAAAAACCAGGCCCCTCCCACAGCCTACTCCCCTCCAGTGGCGGCTCCTCCACTGTGAGTCTATCTACAAAGCACCAACGCTCTGGCATGAAGCTCCACCACAGTGGCTTAACCACAACACTTCAACTTCCAGTCACGGAGCAGCAGGATCAGGTGGAGGAGGATGTTGTGAAGAGGTGTAGGAAGGTTAAGAAGAAGAGTTCTGTGCAGACCCCCGAGGATAATGATATCACCTGGGAGGAGGAAAATATGCAGAAGAACTGCAGCCTGCCCTCCTGGATGTTTGAAACTCAGGAGGTTTCCAGGATTGGGGAGGGAAGCAGCTGCAAACGGCAGTTGCAGCAATAG
- the LOC110526437 gene encoding mucin-2, with product MELPLGGPALRHYTRSRPRPHRQNQHLRPSRLQESVVDNENGVPNHMGRVDEGVEEFFTKRVLPVDTVKTQNESEEPPITEQEVEVAPASAAPCPAPSRTLRRKLGEFFTLKKRRAVKSEGSQEGKAKKTSIADLIRPLREATRAEKDQVKENEKVKEKESVDDSFVTGDPVEAETPPDGPTPLRGEALPRRALREGKSQSLILLSGSAANTGNTKNTAQGKFQKHSSDSHHGFEQRLQLMLQRIGVSKAQPGETQSQEGEMKKAESEGTIIDNKPEPPPTFMKPRTMSTSSDTRRAVRQSVSAHESAGKPAVPPKPIIKRGPTPPPTISGHLTPENDLSQIQEGEACSPTDPTPSITDTPTSSKPIPTDTTIPITVPDPTNSSIPTDTIIPSPVPDPTNYSILTDTIIPSPVPDPTNSSIPTDTIIPSPVPDPTNSYILTDTIIHSPVPDPTNSYILTDNIIPSPVPDPTNSSIPVSTTATSSNSIPNDIIPSTMSAPTPINITAPTPNTTTFISSTNPATTTTNTSITTTSGPMNITTSNPPTDMNFDSIPTITPTPTPPASTDSTTPTTSASSISNLVTITITSITAPTPVNTNTDTHTSTTPITNASTPTLTDTTASTSTDSTTPTLNTPISIIVSAGNNTSTPTPTTSLCPTPTNYLCPTTSLCPTPTTLITNSVTPPPSPAATITTSTLNSINGASTPTHISINSTDSNATQTGTHNTSATNSVNFTSTSSPTNSTSPIPTSSTSSTSTNCAAYTATIPSSPIPIISNNHSPTVTSIPTATHSTNSTNISSPIFSSTHTTTTTTSPIPTNSTSLTTTPTPINSSPVTTIATGCSNITTATNSSVLISSPNPTNSTTNTPTNPSNPTNTTKPTNSTTHTTISIPTNYVTHSPTNSSTHSPTNSSSPTPTNSASPTPTNTIQPLPEERISLNPAMGLLSMTKGTNDLDAERVERNKETEEKHSKEEDVRRATEKEK from the exons ATGGAGCTTCCATTGGGCGGGCCGGCGCTGAGGCACTACACCCGCAGCAGACCTAGACCACACCGACAAAACCAACACCTCCGCCCCAGCAGACTACAG GAATCAGTGGTTGACAATGAAAATGGAGTCCCTAATCACATGGGGCGAGTTGATGAGGGAGTTGAAGAGTTCTTTACTAAGAGAGTCCTTCCTGTCGACACCGT gaaaacacagaatgaGTCTGAGGAACCTCCCATTACTGAACAGGAAGTGGAAGTAGCGCCTGCTAGCGCCGCCCCTTGCCCCGCCCCTTCCAGAACCCTACGGAGGAAGCTGGGCGAGTTCTTCACCCTTAAAAAGCGGAGGGCTGTGAAATCAGAGGGAAGCCAAGAGGGGAAGGCCAAGAAGACCTCCATCGCCGACCTAATTCGGCCTCTTAGGGAGGCCACCAGAGCTGAAAAAGATCAAGTGAAGGAGAATGAAAAAGTgaaagagaaggagagtgtgGATGACAGCTTTGTGACAGGAGATCCAGTGGAAGCAGAAACCCCTCCTGATGGTCCCACTCCACTGAGGGGTGAGGCTCTACCCCGTCGTGCGCTAAGAGAGGGGAAGTCACAGTCTCTCATTCTGCTCTCTGGATCCGCAGCCAACACTGGGAACACCAAGAACACTGCACAAGGGAAG TTTCAGAAACACTCATCTGACAGCCATCATGGCTTTGAGCAGCGCCTCCAGCTCATGCTACAACGTATTGGTGTGTCCAAAGCTCAGCCAGGAGAGACACAG agtcaggagggagagatgaaaaAAGCTGAATCAGAGG GCACTATCATCGATAATAAACCTGAGCCCCCACCCACATTTATGAAGCCCCGGACCATGTCCACCTcatcag ATACGAGACGAGCGGTCCGACAGAGTGTGTCCGCACATGAGTCAGCTGGGAAACCTGCTGTGCCTCCTAAGCCAATAATTAAGCGAGGCCCAACCCCACCTCCCACTATCTCCGGTCATCTCACCCCTGAGAATGACCTATCCCAAATACAGGAAGGAGAAGCATGTTCCCCCACAGACCCCACCCCTAGTATCACTGATACCCCTACCAGTTCTAAACCTATCCCCACTGACACCACTATTCCCATCACTGTCCCAGATCCCACTAACTCTTCTATTCCCACAGACACCATAATTCCCTCCCCTGTCCCAGATCCCACTAACTATTCTATTCTCACTGACACCATCATTCCCTCCCCTGTCCCAGATCCCACTAACTCTTCTATTCCCACTGACACCATCATTCCCTCCCCTGTCCCAGATCCCACAAACTCTTATATTCTCACTGACACCATCATTCACTCCCCTGTCCCAGATCCCACAAACTCTTATATTCTCACTGACAACATCATTCCCTCCCCTGTCCCAGATCCCACTAACTCTTCCATCCCCgtttctactactgctacttcctCTAATTCAATCCCCAATGACATCATCCCCTCTACAATGTCTGCACCTACCCCTATCAATATTACAGCACccacccccaacaccaccaccttCATCTCCAGTACTAACCCTGCCACAACCACTACCAATACCTCCATCACAACTACATCTGGCCCTATGAATATTACAACTTCCAACCCCCCTACTGACATGAACTTTGACTCTATCCCCACTATTACCCCCACCCCAACTCCCCCTGCCTCCACTGACTCCACCACCCCAACCACCTCTGCGTCGTCCATCTCTAATCTAGTCACGATCACCATTACAAGCATTACTGCCCCAACACCTGTTAACACTAATACTGATACCCATACATCAACAACCCCCATCACTAATGCTTCTACCCCTACCCTTACTGATACTACTGCCTCAACTTCTACTGACTCGACAACTCCAACACTAAATACTCCCATCTCCATAATTGTTTCTGCTGGCAACAACACTTCTACTCCCACCCCCACTACCTCTCTGTGTCCCACCCCCACTAACTATCTGTGTCCCACTACCTCTCTGTGTCCCACCCCCACTACCCTAATTACTAATTCAGTTACCCCACCTCCATCTCCTGCTGCTACTATAACAACCTCGACCCTTAATTCTATAAATGGTGCTTCCACTCCTACCCATATCTCCATAAACTCCACAGACTCCAACGCTACCCAAACCGGAACTCACAATACCAGCGCAACTAACTCTGTCAACTTCACTTCTACCTCAAGCCCCACTAACTCTACTAGTCCTATCCCTACTTCCTCTACCAGCTCCACTTCCACTAACTGTGCTGCTTACACTGCTACTATCCCTAGCAGTCCGATTCCCATTATCTCTAATAATCACTCCCCCACTGTCACTTCTATCCCCACTGCCACTCACTCAACTAACTCCACCAATATTTCCTCCCCCATATTCTCTTCTACtcacaccactactaccactacaagtCCCATCCCAACTAACTCTACTAGCCTGACCACTACCCCCACCCCCATTAACTCTAGCCCCGTCACCACTATCGCTACAGGCTGTTCTAATATCACCACTGCCACTAACTCTTCTGTCCTCATCAGTAGCCCCAACCCCACTAACTCTACTACCAACACCCCCACTAACCCTTCAAATCCCACCAACACCACTAAACCTACTAACTctactacacacaccactatctCAATCCCCACTAATTATGTTACTCATAGTCCCACTAACTCTTCTACTCATAGCCCCACTAACTCTTCCAGTCCAACACCCACTAACTCTGCTAGCCCTACACCAACTAATACTATTCAACCATTACCTGAGGAGAGAATTAGCCTTAATCCTGCAATGGGACTGCTGTCCATGACTAAGGGTACAA ATGACCTGGATgctgagagggtagagaggaacaAGGAGACAGAAGAGAAACATAGCAAGGAAGAAGATGTCAGGAGGGCCACAGagaaagaaaaataa